The Arabidopsis thaliana chromosome 5, partial sequence genomic interval AGAGGCGACATTCTTGCCTTCCGTTGAGCTTCTAATCAATGTTAGTCTCCTCTTGAAATAACCTAATAATTCGAAGAGCAAGCAAATAACGGAATGTTGATGTTAGTCTCAGAACGAtcttcaaagaagaagaatggtcTAAAAGAATGGAAATTGGGTATTTCTATACCAGGTGTTTCCATGGTGAGGTTAGTCCAATCAGttgatattttcttcatttctgaCGCCTTGATTAACTCGAGCAGAGCTTTATTAACCTGAAATTGATTGACCAGAAGGTATGTTATTCGAGGTTCTGAGAATACCAACATGAGTAAGGAAAATGTGATCCCTCTTCCACATTGTAGCAATGTTGTTCCTTAAAGACTTCAAAGCCTGTAAGTCTTTATAGTTTTCTTCTATCATAAGTAAAAATGAGATATAAGTAACGGTATAATCGCTTACAATGTTCGATCAGTTGCTACAGCAGTCAAGTGTTTTTCCAAATAGGTTTGCCTTTAAAACGTTTCTCCATATACGATTAAATCAGTTCATCATATTCATAGTCAacttattcttattttcagAATAGTCTGATTCTCTTTCGGTCTTATATTGTTCCTGTTAAGTTACAGTAATCTGAGTATGACATTCATTAACATTTACTGCAGGTTGGATGAGATTAAAGAGCGACAAAGACTTTAGTTATTAAGTCTTACATTCATCAGACGcaagagagacagagaagttAAGACCTAGCTAAATAAGACAGAAGTACCTCTTCTGTTCTCTCGTGGCTTACAAGATGACCTCCATGAAGATCCACCATTCTAGCGACTGGATATAGCCTCTGTGCCAGTCTTCTTGCGTAACATATCTGAGCAATCACATCATGTCTGCATATAACCCAACACATTCTCACATTAACTACTGTGTAAAGGTAAAGATGCTTTACAAGATCAACAAACTCAAGACTGAGTGCACAAGGTGACTTTGATTCTAATTTCTTTGGTGTTCCGTACCTTCCATGAATGACTGAGACAAGAAATCCAGCCGAGCGGATTAGTTCAATCTCtacttttgtgattttgtgtAACCAACAAGCGTTAATTTGGCCATCAAACCCGTACTTGGACTGCATTCCAGTTTCTGATATTCCTTTTACATATTGCTGTATTGCATCACTCAAATATAAGTCACCTTAAATCGTTCACTAGTGATATGCTTATATGTCATTTTCTTCGCATAATAACCAGTAAACCCACCTGATATAAAATTGCCCGTCTTGTATTAGTTCCTACAGATTCTTCTAGGTAATCCTGCATATATAAACAGCATGAGAACATAATCACTCACAAGTTTCATCTGGACAGTAATACGCCAGCCTTAGATTTTGTTACCAAATTACTCTACTACCATAATTCTTCAAGACCAATGAGTTGatctctcaagtctcaaccaATTCTAAAGAACATAAATCTTCAAGACCAATGACTTGATTTCTCTACCAACTTTGTTATAACCGAATAGAGAAAACAGCACCAAACTTTGCAATATAGAACGAAAGTTTCAAATGAAACACAGATTCAACAAATGCATGCCATATTTCAAACTCCAGTCGTTGCTCTATTAACTATAGTTCTAAGCCAATTTTGTTCTTAGTATTTCAGTACATCGAAGAGCAAACTGAAAGTCCCCACCTTTGAATAATGTGTGTCCAAATCAACAGCTGCCCTTTGTTCAGGGGTCTTTGCTTTCAGAAAACGTATCGCAATGGAAAGCGATTTCCGGTCAAGCTGAAGCACATAAAAACAACAGTGCATGGTACTCAGAATTTTGTATCCAAGTGAAACATCACCTTGTGACAAATCAtgacaaataagaaaacaatagtttGTCTTCATGATAAGAAACCAACCGATATACACGTATGAACAAGTCATTGCtaccaaagaaagaagattcaaCAACAACGCCACGTATATCATTCAAGTACCTTAGGGAAGCATTCAAAACCTCCACCTGTAACATTAAGCAACGCCAAAGAAAGAACCCGTTCAGGCGCCATTGCAGCTAACTTGCAAGCTATCATTGCTCCTGTTAATCAAAAAGCCAAGAGAGACTAAATAATTTGGCTCagaaaaacaatcaatagTCACTTGAGTGATCAAACATATTACCCATAGAATGACCAATTATGTGAGCTTTCTTCCAACCCAAATGATCCAACAAACTAATTGAATCATTTGCCATTATCGTTGTTCtgtaccaaaacaaaacccaaattgaGTGAAGAAGCTAACAAAACCAATTTCACAGGAAATTGTTAAAACCGAGATTAAGAACACAAAGCAGAGAATTTTAAGTTCTTCAGTAATGAAATTGGCTCACGTGTACTCAGATTTGTGGGTAGGCACAGAGCTTCGACCCATACCACGATTATCGAAAGCGCAAACCTCGATGCCGGAATCATCGGAAACAATTCCTCcgtcgtcgtcatcatcgTCGTTGGGTTTATCCGTTCCCGTCAATCCCATGATTTGAGGACCCCATGACTCATGGGTTCCGGCTAAACCtgaaca includes:
- a CDS encoding alpha/beta-Hydrolases superfamily protein (alpha/beta-Hydrolases superfamily protein; FUNCTIONS IN: hydrolase activity, catalytic activity; EXPRESSED IN: 24 plant structures; EXPRESSED DURING: 15 growth stages; CONTAINS InterPro DOMAIN/s: Epoxide hydrolase-like (InterPro:IPR000639), Alpha/beta hydrolase fold-1 (InterPro:IPR000073); BEST Arabidopsis thaliana protein match is: alpha/beta-Hydrolases superfamily protein (TAIR:AT4G02340.1); Has 11083 Blast hits to 11081 proteins in 1482 species: Archae - 92; Bacteria - 8297; Metazoa - 245; Fungi - 229; Plants - 334; Viruses - 5; Other Eukaryotes - 1881 (source: NCBI BLink).) codes for the protein MPFCEVVKEDVGPETTLNNAAIKIFYRTYGHGPIKALLIIGLAGTHESWGPQIMGLTGTDKPNDDDDDDGGIVSDDSGIEVCAFDNRGMGRSSVPTHKSEYTTTIMANDSISLLDHLGWKKAHIIGHSMGAMIACKLAAMAPERVLSLALLNVTGGGFECFPKLDRKSLSIAIRFLKAKTPEQRAAVDLDTHYSKDYLEESVGTNTRRAILYQQYVKGISETGMQSKYGFDGQINACWLHKITKVEIELIRSAGFLVSVIHGRHDVIAQICYARRLAQRLYPVARMVDLHGGHLVSHERTEEVNKALLELIKASEMKKISTDWTNLTMETPGYFKRRLTLIRSSTEGKNVASPAHFIAEKFHGFLLFLFGLLVLAFEYSRRAFRAVNPVKVGPSLT
- a CDS encoding alpha/beta-Hydrolases superfamily protein is translated as MPFCEVVKEDVGPETTLNNAAIKIFYRTYGHGPIKALLIIGLAGTHESWGPQIMGLTGTDKPNDDDDDDGGIVSDDSGIEVCAFDNRGMGRSSVPTHKSEYTTTIMANDSISLLDHLGWKKAHIIGHSMGAMIACKLAAMAPERVLSLALLNVTGGGFECFPKLDRKSLSIAIRFLKAKTPEQRAAVDLDTHYSKDYLEESVGTNTRRAILYQQYVKGISETGMQSKYGFDGQINACWLHKITKVEIELIRSAGFLVSVIHGRYGTPKKLESKSPCALSLEFVDLVKHLYLYTVVNVRMCWVICRHDVIAQICYARRLAQRLYPVARMVDLHGGHLVSHERTEEVNKALLELIKASEMKKISTDWTNLTMETPGYFKRRLTLIRSSTEGKNVASPAHFIAEKFHGFLLFLFGLLVLAFEYSRRAFRAVNPVKVGPSLT
- a CDS encoding alpha/beta-Hydrolases superfamily protein (alpha/beta-Hydrolases superfamily protein; CONTAINS InterPro DOMAIN/s: Alpha/beta hydrolase fold-1 (InterPro:IPR000073); BEST Arabidopsis thaliana protein match is: alpha/beta-Hydrolases superfamily protein (TAIR:AT4G02340.1); Has 35333 Blast hits to 34131 proteins in 2444 species: Archae - 798; Bacteria - 22429; Metazoa - 974; Fungi - 991; Plants - 531; Viruses - 0; Other Eukaryotes - 9610 (source: NCBI BLink).), which produces MPFCEVVKEDVGPETTLNNAAIKIFYRTYGHGPIKALLIIGLAGTHESWGPQIMGLTGTDKPNDDDDDDGGIVSDDSGIEVCAFDNRGMGRSSVPTHKSEYTTTIMANDSISLLDHLGWKKAHIIGHSMGAMIACKLAAMAPERVLSLALLNVTGGGFECFPKLDRKSLSIAIRFLKAKTPEQRAAVDLDTHYSKDYLEESVGTNTRRAILYQQYVKGISETGMQSKYGFDGQINACWLHKITKVEIELIRSAGFLVSVIHGRHDVIAQICYARRLAQRLYPVARMVDLHGGHLVSHERTEEVLLLIKLCSS
- a CDS encoding alpha/beta-Hydrolases superfamily protein, with the protein product MPFCEVVKEDVGPETTLNNAAIKIFYRTYGHGPIKALLIIGLAGTHESWGPQIMGLTGTDKPNDDDDDDGGIVSDDSGIEVCAFDNRGMGRSSVPTHKSEYTTTIMANDSISLLDHLGWKKAHIIGHSMGAMIACKLAAMAPERVLSLALLNVTGGGFECFPKLDRKSLSIAIRFLKAKTPEQRAAVDLDTHYSKDYLEESVGTNTRRAILYQQYVKGISETGMQSKYGFDGQINACWLHKITKVEIELIRSAGFLVSVIHGRYGTPKKLESKSPCALSLEFVDLVKHLYLYTVVNVRMCWVICRHDVIAQICYARRLAQRLYPVARMVDLHGGHLVSHERTEEVLLSYLARS
- a CDS encoding alpha/beta-Hydrolases superfamily protein, whose product is MPFCEVVKEDVGPETTLNNAAIKIFYRTYGHGPIKALLIIGLAGTHESWGPQIMGLTGTDKPNDDDDDDGGIVSDDSGIEVCAFDNRGMGRSSVPTHKSEYTTTIMANDSISLLDHLGWKKAHIIGHSMGAMIACKLAAMAPERVLSLALLNVTGGGFECFPKLDRKSLSIAIRFLKAKTPEQRAAVDLDTHYSKDYLEESVGTNTRRAILYQQYVKGISETGMQSKYGFDGQINACWLHKITKVEIELIRSAGFLVSVIHGRHDVIAQICYARRLAQRLYPVARMVDLHGGHLVSHERTEEVLLSYLARS